From Propionispora vibrioides, one genomic window encodes:
- a CDS encoding 3'-5' exonuclease, which translates to MNYVAIDFETANRSRSSVCSMAAVTVEEGRIVRSAYSLIRPPELRFDYWNTRIHGITAADVADKATFAELWDRIRPHLDNKIVIAHNAAFDIGVLRSILAVYKLPKPSFRYACTVEIAQKAWAGLDNYKLSTLASRFSIDFEHHNALHDARTCAVLALRAGQETAAQDFLHLAELLQVKVREF; encoded by the coding sequence ATGAACTATGTAGCCATTGACTTTGAAACTGCTAACCGCAGCCGTTCCAGCGTCTGCAGTATGGCAGCCGTCACGGTGGAAGAGGGGCGGATTGTCCGGTCGGCCTATTCGCTGATCCGGCCGCCGGAGCTTAGATTTGACTATTGGAATACCCGGATTCACGGTATTACGGCGGCTGATGTGGCCGATAAAGCCACCTTTGCCGAGCTATGGGACCGGATCAGACCTCATTTGGATAATAAAATTGTCATCGCCCATAATGCCGCCTTTGACATAGGGGTGCTGCGCAGTATACTGGCGGTGTACAAGCTGCCCAAGCCGTCCTTTCGGTATGCCTGTACCGTGGAGATCGCCCAAAAGGCCTGGGCAGGACTGGATAATTATAAACTGTCCACGCTGGCCAGCCGGTTTTCCATTGACTTTGAGCATCATAATGCCCTGCACGATGCGCGGACCTGCGCCGTGCTGGCCTTGCGGGCCGGACAGGAAACGGCGGCGCAGGATTTCTTGCACCTGGCCGAACTATTGCAGGTTAAGGTCAGAGAATTTTAG
- a CDS encoding Crp/Fnr family transcriptional regulator, which produces MDKRWEVLAGSALFRAVPAAALPDMLAFLQPAVLSYAKGAYVTAAGEPMAGIGVLITGQAQVLKETVAGDRVIMAALSAGDLFGEMAAFSRERRWPATVVAQSDCAVAFLPPERLLQGCAVDDRAGTQLLQNLLLIISERALLLHRKVEYLSMRSLRARLTAYLLEQQRHSGKLSFTLPHNRGELADFLQVSRTALSRELGRMRDEGLLEFYRSSVKLKNLAGLRNP; this is translated from the coding sequence ATGGATAAGCGTTGGGAAGTATTGGCCGGTTCGGCGCTGTTTCGTGCTGTGCCCGCCGCGGCGCTGCCGGATATGCTGGCCTTTTTACAGCCTGCGGTCCTCAGCTATGCCAAGGGGGCCTATGTGACGGCAGCCGGTGAGCCGATGGCAGGCATCGGTGTATTGATAACCGGGCAGGCCCAGGTGCTTAAAGAAACGGTGGCCGGGGACCGGGTGATCATGGCGGCGCTGTCGGCGGGAGATTTGTTTGGCGAAATGGCGGCCTTTTCCCGGGAGCGGCGCTGGCCGGCAACCGTGGTGGCGCAGAGCGACTGTGCCGTCGCCTTTTTGCCGCCGGAACGGCTGTTACAGGGCTGTGCGGTCGATGACCGGGCCGGCACGCAGCTTTTGCAAAACCTGTTGCTGATTATTTCGGAGCGGGCGTTGCTGTTGCACCGTAAGGTTGAGTATTTGTCCATGAGAAGCCTGCGAGCCAGGCTGACGGCCTATCTTCTGGAGCAGCAGCGCCATAGCGGCAAACTATCCTTTACGCTGCCCCATAACCGAGGCGAACTGGCTGATTTCCTTCAGGTGTCCCGTACCGCCCTGTCCCGTGAATTGGGCCGCATGCGCGACGAGGGGCTGCTGGAGTTTTACCGTTCCTCGGTCAAGCTTAAGAATCTGGCCGGCTTAAGGAACCCCTGA
- a CDS encoding ATP-binding protein — MLRKIIHIEESRCNGCGLCIDACHEGALRLINGKARLISDAYCDGLGACLPECPTGAIRIEERESVPFDEELVNKHLAAKNHSLPPASGCPGSRSRLLQAESAAGPSPAAGQPVPSALRQWPCQLQLISVQAPYFTDADLLVAADCTAYAYANLHADFMTGKVTLIGCPKLDHAAYADKLTAILQLHSVRSLTLLRMEVPCCGGLAQAAEEAVAACGKAIPLRLVTIGIDGHVLADSAATI, encoded by the coding sequence ATGCTGCGAAAAATTATTCACATAGAAGAATCACGTTGTAACGGCTGCGGCCTCTGCATTGACGCCTGCCATGAGGGAGCGCTGCGGCTGATTAACGGCAAAGCCCGTTTGATCTCCGACGCCTATTGCGACGGTCTGGGGGCCTGCCTGCCGGAATGCCCCACCGGGGCCATCCGTATCGAAGAACGGGAGTCTGTTCCCTTCGATGAAGAGCTGGTTAACAAACACTTGGCCGCCAAAAACCACTCCTTGCCACCGGCTTCGGGCTGTCCCGGCAGCCGTTCCCGGCTGCTCCAGGCGGAATCTGCCGCCGGTCCGTCGCCGGCGGCCGGTCAGCCGGTTCCCTCGGCTTTGCGCCAGTGGCCCTGTCAGCTCCAGTTGATTTCCGTTCAGGCCCCCTACTTTACGGATGCCGACCTGCTCGTCGCCGCCGATTGTACCGCTTACGCCTACGCCAACCTGCATGCCGATTTTATGACCGGCAAGGTCACGCTGATCGGCTGTCCCAAACTGGATCACGCAGCCTACGCCGACAAGCTGACCGCTATCTTACAGCTGCATTCGGTCCGCAGCCTGACCCTCCTGCGTATGGAGGTTCCCTGCTGCGGCGGTCTGGCCCAGGCCGCAGAAGAGGCGGTGGCAGCCTGCGGCAAAGCCATTCCGCTGCGCCTTGTGACCATCGGCATCGACGGTCATGTACTGGCCGACTCCGCTGCTACCATCTGA
- a CDS encoding 2-isopropylmalate synthase: MGRKIVVLDTTLRDGEQVPGAKLNLQEKLRIAQQLKTLKVDIIEAGFPISSQGDFEAVRRIAKEVVDGPVITALARAVKADIDAVYESVKEAQKPLIHIVLGVSDSHIQAKLRKSKEAIMQMGVDAVKYAKTLLPEVQYSTEDATRADFEYLWQTIEAAVKAGATIINVPDTVGYAVPEEFGELIRKLNYRLKNTNDKVLLSVHCHNDTGLATANTLAAVKNGADKVECTLNGIGERAGNAALEEVVVGIRLRADYYGAYTNIATREIKATSTLVSNLMGLEVQVNKAVTGDNAFAHSSGIHQDGLLKDRGTYEILRPEDVGVENMELILTARSGRHAFKSAIAPFLHGQPSEADFEQLFARFLELADMKKEIYNHDLYHIAEAYYAAREDNPYAGAESLYELQTLQVVSNDIFPSASVKIRCGNQIFKDSAVGDGPIDALYKAINQVVKLDVQLLEYKISSISKGNEALGRVHLKISHNGVIHSGKAVDTDIIKASAEAYLSALNQVLLESWKAERSAVQ, encoded by the coding sequence ATGGGAAGAAAGATTGTTGTATTGGATACTACCTTGCGCGACGGCGAACAGGTACCTGGCGCCAAGCTGAATCTTCAGGAAAAGCTGCGGATTGCCCAGCAGCTAAAAACGCTTAAGGTTGATATTATCGAGGCCGGTTTCCCGATCTCTTCGCAGGGTGATTTCGAAGCCGTCCGGCGCATTGCCAAAGAAGTGGTGGACGGTCCGGTGATTACGGCGCTGGCCCGGGCAGTCAAGGCCGACATTGACGCAGTCTACGAAAGTGTCAAGGAAGCCCAGAAACCGCTTATTCACATTGTGCTGGGCGTCTCCGACTCTCATATTCAGGCCAAACTGCGCAAATCCAAGGAAGCCATTATGCAGATGGGCGTCGACGCGGTCAAATACGCCAAGACACTGCTGCCGGAAGTCCAGTATTCCACCGAAGACGCCACCCGTGCCGATTTTGAATACCTTTGGCAGACGATTGAGGCAGCAGTCAAAGCAGGCGCCACCATCATCAATGTGCCTGACACGGTGGGCTATGCCGTGCCGGAAGAATTCGGCGAACTCATCCGCAAGCTGAATTACCGCCTGAAAAACACCAATGACAAAGTGCTGCTCAGCGTGCACTGCCACAACGACACCGGCCTGGCCACTGCCAATACATTGGCAGCGGTGAAAAACGGCGCCGATAAGGTGGAATGTACCCTCAACGGCATCGGCGAACGGGCCGGCAACGCGGCGCTGGAGGAAGTGGTTGTCGGCATCAGGCTTCGTGCCGATTACTACGGTGCTTACACCAATATTGCCACCAGGGAAATCAAAGCCACCTCCACCCTGGTCAGCAATCTGATGGGCCTTGAGGTCCAGGTGAATAAAGCCGTCACCGGCGACAATGCCTTTGCCCATTCCTCCGGCATTCACCAGGACGGTCTTCTGAAGGACCGCGGCACTTATGAAATTCTGCGTCCCGAGGACGTTGGAGTCGAAAACATGGAATTGATTCTCACCGCCCGTTCCGGCCGCCACGCCTTTAAAAGCGCCATTGCCCCTTTCCTGCACGGTCAACCGTCAGAGGCCGACTTTGAACAGCTCTTCGCGCGGTTCCTGGAACTGGCCGACATGAAAAAGGAAATCTACAACCACGATCTTTATCACATTGCCGAAGCCTACTATGCGGCCCGGGAGGATAATCCCTACGCTGGCGCCGAAAGTCTCTACGAGCTGCAAACCCTGCAGGTGGTCAGTAACGATATTTTTCCCTCGGCCAGTGTCAAAATACGCTGCGGCAATCAGATTTTTAAAGACAGCGCCGTCGGCGACGGTCCGATTGACGCGCTGTACAAGGCTATCAATCAGGTGGTTAAGCTGGACGTCCAGCTTCTGGAATACAAAATCAGCAGCATCAGCAAAGGCAACGAAGCCCTCGGCCGGGTCCACCTCAAAATCTCCCATAACGGTGTCATTCATAGCGGCAAAGCCGTCGATACCGACATCATCAAAGCCAGTGCCGAAGCGTACTTAAGCGCGCTTAACCAGGTCCTGCTGGAAAGCTGGAAGGCCGAGCGAAGCGCCGTTCAATAA
- a CDS encoding L,D-transpeptidase family protein, whose protein sequence is MLLRKTRIYFTLASLVFAGIFLSLIGFEYWDEMELAALPNQPLQPPKGKISLIIKIPSRILEVYNDGVLYKQYRIAVGDNDTPTPIGDWTVIWKAHRSGDIMGTRFLGLDVPWGGYGIHGTNRPWSIGQFISHGCVRLRNKDVEELFEWVPVGTPVRIVDQQYRMQRTLRYASMGADVVQLQRKLQELGYLEGRADGFFNRDTETAVKRLQHDKGVKITGVVDKGTLNLLGM, encoded by the coding sequence ATGCTTCTCAGAAAAACCCGTATCTACTTCACGCTTGCTTCGCTGGTGTTTGCCGGCATATTTCTTAGTCTGATCGGCTTTGAATACTGGGACGAGATGGAACTGGCAGCTCTGCCCAATCAGCCGCTGCAACCGCCCAAGGGAAAGATCTCCCTGATCATAAAAATTCCCAGCCGGATACTTGAGGTTTATAATGACGGGGTGCTCTATAAGCAATACCGGATTGCCGTCGGCGACAACGATACGCCCACTCCTATCGGCGATTGGACGGTTATCTGGAAAGCTCACCGGTCGGGCGATATTATGGGGACCCGTTTTCTGGGACTGGATGTGCCTTGGGGCGGTTATGGGATTCATGGCACAAACCGTCCCTGGAGTATTGGCCAGTTTATCAGCCATGGCTGTGTCCGGCTGCGCAACAAGGATGTGGAGGAACTGTTCGAATGGGTGCCTGTGGGGACACCGGTCCGTATCGTAGATCAGCAGTACCGTATGCAGCGGACGCTGCGCTATGCGTCGATGGGCGCCGATGTGGTGCAACTGCAGCGGAAGCTGCAGGAACTGGGCTACCTGGAGGGACGGGCGGACGGCTTCTTCAACCGCGATACCGAAACGGCCGTCAAACGGCTTCAGCATGACAAAGGGGTTAAGATAACCGGTGTTGTTGATAAGGGAACGCTCAATCTATTGGGGATGTAA
- a CDS encoding YitT family protein, with amino-acid sequence MKARVGQYVAVALGCFISSASINLFLVPHQLLSGGVTGIAIISYLLFGLPIGVQNFLLNVPLVYAAYRQLGKDYTVLCIYGIIMFSFAVDATRFLGGWNVLDDTLLAAIAGGVVSGIGSGIIFRVNGSGGGLDIVAAIIKKHYSFNVGLVGFAANCLIMLVAAALFGLKPAILTLIAMFIGANLTDKVVEGFNRRKTVYIISYNTDEISKAILKEVGRGATILRGEGAFTRQAKQVIFVVVSLTQIAKLKFLVQNADPNAFMIVSDAAEVLGRGFTLPGSRER; translated from the coding sequence ATGAAGGCGAGAGTAGGACAATATGTCGCGGTAGCGCTGGGTTGCTTTATTTCCAGCGCATCAATTAATCTTTTTTTGGTACCCCACCAGCTGTTGAGCGGTGGTGTAACCGGTATTGCCATTATTTCTTACTTATTGTTCGGCCTGCCTATCGGGGTGCAGAATTTTCTGCTGAATGTTCCGCTGGTGTACGCCGCTTATCGTCAGTTGGGCAAAGATTATACTGTTTTGTGCATCTACGGCATTATCATGTTTTCTTTTGCCGTTGATGCGACCCGCTTTCTGGGAGGCTGGAATGTTCTGGACGATACCTTGCTGGCAGCCATTGCCGGCGGTGTGGTCAGCGGCATCGGCTCGGGGATTATTTTCCGGGTCAACGGCAGCGGCGGTGGTCTGGATATTGTGGCCGCCATTATCAAGAAACACTACTCCTTTAATGTAGGGCTGGTGGGATTTGCCGCTAACTGCCTGATCATGCTGGTCGCCGCTGCCTTGTTTGGCCTTAAACCTGCTATTTTAACCTTGATCGCCATGTTTATCGGTGCCAATCTTACCGACAAAGTGGTGGAAGGCTTTAATCGCCGGAAGACGGTATATATCATTTCTTACAATACGGATGAGATTTCCAAGGCTATTTTGAAGGAAGTGGGGCGGGGTGCCACCATTCTGCGGGGGGAGGGAGCCTTTACCCGCCAGGCCAAGCAGGTGATTTTTGTCGTCGTCAGCCTTACTCAGATTGCCAAACTAAAATTTCTGGTGCAAAATGCCGATCCCAATGCCTTTATGATTGTTAGCGACGCGGCGGAAGTACTGGGCCGGGGCTTTACCCTGCCGGGGAGCCGGGAGCGTTGA
- a CDS encoding FeoA family protein, translated as MQMINDPVSLAEIMVGSSCRISSVELDGLLRRRVLDLGIVPGTPVECVRRSPAGDPIAYRVRGTTIALRNHDASLIKVYPNE; from the coding sequence ATGCAAATGATAAATGATCCCGTTTCTCTGGCCGAAATTATGGTTGGCTCCTCTTGCCGCATTTCTTCGGTAGAACTGGACGGCTTACTCCGCCGCCGGGTATTGGACTTAGGTATTGTGCCGGGCACACCGGTCGAGTGTGTGCGTCGCAGCCCGGCCGGTGATCCTATTGCCTATCGGGTGCGCGGCACCACCATTGCCCTGCGCAACCATGATGCCAGTCTAATCAAGGTTTACCCCAATGAATAA
- a CDS encoding FeoB small GTPase domain-containing protein gives MNKQIENRSQVLQEHFGITADSQQFIIALAGNPNVGKSTVFNALTGLRQHTGNWPGKTVDNAQGLFTHHKQNFLLVDLPGTYSILAHTVEEEVARDFICFGKPDATLVVLDATCLERNLNLALQVMEITPNCIVCVNLMDEARKKNIHIDLPALERELGVPVVATAARQGEGLESLKETLYQVSIGVKQPSPRQITYSPVVEEAVAALLPGITRLVGTALNPRWVALRLLDGDTRFIEQIHRHITRQTALPLAKEVAAI, from the coding sequence TTGAATAAGCAAATCGAAAATCGCTCTCAGGTGCTGCAGGAACATTTCGGCATTACCGCCGATTCCCAGCAGTTCATCATCGCGCTGGCCGGCAATCCCAATGTCGGCAAAAGCACTGTATTTAATGCCCTGACCGGCCTTAGGCAGCATACCGGGAATTGGCCCGGCAAAACGGTAGATAATGCCCAAGGCTTGTTCACTCACCACAAACAGAATTTTTTGCTGGTCGATCTGCCGGGAACCTATTCCATTCTGGCCCATACGGTGGAAGAAGAAGTGGCCCGTGATTTCATCTGCTTCGGCAAACCCGATGCCACACTGGTAGTACTTGACGCCACCTGCCTAGAGCGGAACTTAAATTTGGCGCTTCAGGTCATGGAGATTACCCCTAACTGCATTGTATGCGTCAACTTAATGGATGAAGCCCGTAAAAAGAATATTCACATCGACCTGCCGGCCCTGGAGCGTGAACTGGGTGTTCCCGTCGTTGCCACGGCGGCCCGGCAGGGCGAAGGGCTGGAAAGCTTAAAAGAAACGCTATATCAGGTCAGCATTGGCGTTAAACAGCCTTCGCCCCGTCAGATTACTTATTCACCGGTGGTGGAAGAAGCGGTAGCCGCCTTGCTGCCGGGCATCACCCGCCTGGTTGGCACGGCACTAAACCCCCGCTGGGTAGCGCTTCGGCTGCTTGACGGTGATACCAGGTTCATTGAACAGATCCACCGGCACATTACCCGGCAAACTGCGTTGCCTCTAGCCAAGGAGGTAGCAGCCATATGA
- a CDS encoding nucleoside recognition domain-containing protein — protein MSGTVKPITSLSETLATADALRRGTGTQLGDIIVTDIYANAEQITQKVVRRSRETARSWDQKLDDIVTSRLFGYPIMLALLGVIFWITIEGANVPSDLLADALFAFQDQLTIWFTAAGSPAWLHGVLVLGLYRGLAWVVSVMLPPMAIFFPLFTLLEDLGYLPRVAFNMDHIFKKCKACGKQALTMCMGFGCNAAGIVSCRIIDSPRERLIAIVTNNFVPCNGRFPTLIAIATIFVGGLFAQQFETLVAAAVITGLVLLGILTTFAVSWALSHTLLKGEPSSLVLELPPYRPPQIGAIIYRSLIDRTYFVLKRALIMAAPAGAITWILANVYIGDSSVLAHMADFLAPFGHAVGMDGFILLAFILGLPANEIVVPILLMGYLAAGQMTEIDSLAELGEILLANGWTWLTATCTMLFCLLHWPCTTALLTAYKESGSLKWTLLTFLIPTVLAFGVCFLVAQTARLLQLV, from the coding sequence ATGAGCGGAACCGTCAAGCCCATCACCAGCCTGTCCGAGACTCTCGCCACGGCGGATGCCCTCCGCCGTGGCACCGGCACCCAGTTGGGCGACATTATTGTTACCGATATCTATGCCAATGCCGAGCAAATTACGCAAAAAGTAGTCCGCCGTTCCCGGGAAACGGCCCGTTCCTGGGACCAAAAGCTGGATGATATTGTTACCTCGCGGCTTTTTGGTTATCCCATTATGCTGGCCCTGTTAGGTGTTATCTTCTGGATTACCATCGAAGGAGCCAACGTCCCTTCCGACTTATTAGCCGATGCCTTATTTGCCTTCCAGGATCAGCTAACTATTTGGTTTACAGCAGCCGGTTCCCCTGCCTGGCTGCACGGTGTACTTGTCTTAGGTCTGTACCGCGGCCTGGCTTGGGTGGTTTCAGTCATGCTGCCGCCCATGGCCATTTTCTTTCCCCTGTTTACCCTGCTGGAAGATCTGGGCTATTTGCCCCGCGTCGCCTTCAACATGGATCATATTTTTAAGAAATGCAAAGCCTGCGGCAAACAGGCGCTTACCATGTGCATGGGCTTTGGCTGCAACGCCGCCGGTATCGTATCCTGCCGGATTATCGATTCTCCCCGGGAACGTCTGATTGCTATCGTGACCAATAATTTTGTTCCCTGCAACGGACGTTTCCCCACCCTGATTGCCATTGCCACTATCTTTGTCGGCGGTTTGTTTGCTCAACAATTTGAAACACTGGTGGCCGCCGCCGTCATTACCGGTCTGGTTCTCCTAGGTATTCTGACCACTTTCGCCGTTTCCTGGGCACTGTCCCATACGCTGTTAAAGGGAGAACCCTCTTCCCTGGTTCTGGAGCTGCCGCCTTACCGGCCGCCACAGATTGGCGCGATTATTTACCGTTCCTTAATTGACCGCACCTACTTCGTCCTCAAGCGGGCTCTGATTATGGCCGCCCCGGCCGGAGCCATTACCTGGATACTGGCTAATGTGTACATAGGCGACAGCAGTGTTTTAGCCCACATGGCCGACTTTTTGGCGCCCTTCGGCCACGCGGTGGGCATGGACGGTTTCATTCTGCTGGCCTTTATCCTCGGCTTGCCGGCCAATGAAATTGTCGTACCGATTTTACTGATGGGCTATCTGGCTGCCGGGCAGATGACGGAAATAGATTCCCTGGCCGAGCTGGGAGAGATTCTCCTCGCCAATGGCTGGACCTGGCTGACCGCCACCTGCACCATGCTGTTTTGTCTGCTGCACTGGCCCTGCACCACCGCCCTCCTAACGGCCTACAAAGAGTCAGGCAGTCTCAAGTGGACCTTGCTGACCTTCCTCATTCCCACCGTCCTGGCCTTTGGCGTGTGCTTTCTGGTAGCCCAGACAGCCCGGCTGCTGCAGTTAGTATAA
- a CDS encoding diguanylate cyclase → MAKILVVDDSPVEIKIVRNFLQDRHEIIEAQEGNRALELAAACQPDLILLDIIMPGLDGFAICRALKSRSDLADIPVIFITSATQIRDVVEGFRSGGQDYIIKPFYALELQARIKVHLELRQSQKTLQQYILQMEQKNEELKKMMEKLEISAKTDYVTGLANRRSMMETLQQEMERLKREGGQCALILGDIDNFKQVNDTYGHECGDMVLKTVSACMRSVLGSQNYLARWGGEEFLMLLPGAGLTEAKQRAEQVRAAIAKQVFLYRGREFSLTITLSVIVLAADSELDESMRVLDNGLYLGKRCSKNCVVDSRDGVVCSRE, encoded by the coding sequence ATGGCAAAAATACTGGTTGTTGATGACAGTCCGGTAGAAATAAAAATTGTGCGTAATTTCCTGCAGGACAGGCATGAGATTATTGAGGCCCAGGAGGGGAACCGGGCGCTTGAACTGGCGGCTGCTTGCCAGCCAGATCTCATTTTATTGGATATTATCATGCCCGGTCTCGATGGTTTCGCTATTTGCCGCGCTTTGAAAAGCCGTTCTGATTTGGCGGATATTCCGGTTATCTTTATAACCAGCGCTACTCAGATCAGGGATGTTGTGGAGGGCTTTCGCAGCGGCGGTCAGGACTATATCATCAAGCCTTTCTACGCATTGGAACTGCAGGCTAGAATCAAGGTCCATCTGGAACTGAGGCAATCGCAGAAAACATTGCAGCAATATATTCTACAGATGGAGCAAAAGAACGAAGAATTAAAAAAGATGATGGAGAAACTGGAAATTTCCGCTAAAACCGATTACGTCACAGGGTTGGCTAACCGTCGCAGCATGATGGAAACCCTGCAGCAGGAAATGGAACGGCTGAAACGGGAAGGCGGTCAGTGTGCGCTCATCTTGGGGGATATTGATAATTTCAAGCAGGTAAACGACACCTATGGTCATGAATGCGGCGATATGGTGCTGAAAACTGTGTCGGCATGCATGCGGTCAGTGCTGGGCAGTCAGAACTACCTGGCGCGCTGGGGCGGTGAGGAGTTCTTGATGCTGTTGCCGGGAGCCGGACTGACTGAAGCGAAACAGCGTGCCGAACAAGTCAGAGCAGCTATTGCCAAACAGGTTTTTCTGTATCGCGGCCGTGAGTTTTCCCTGACTATCACGTTGTCGGTAATTGTGCTGGCCGCCGATTCCGAGTTGGATGAAAGCATGCGGGTGCTGGATAACGGCTTGTATCTGGGAAAAAGATGTTCGAAAAATTGCGTGGTCGATTCCCGGGACGGCGTTGTCTGTTCCCGGGAGTAG
- a CDS encoding response regulator codes for MARVLIVDDSAVARKKLIEIMQELGHKVVAEAANGAQAFAEYVKHKPDVVTMDMTMEGISGAETISKIIAGYPEARIIVISAIEERPVILDSLERGARHFIIKPITASKVAEVVGNVLNQKLDYQKHLELVRRLKGTAGPDERLKTAGEVRLPPYQIFRDGKVVQIAIYPALSPVSCQSLLIELQEHLEEEPRLLLNFGATASLKKEVLAVLDRLVQAIETKGGIVKGIAHDLEFTEDLAGQGHAFLSAVVRHFPGNSRGGENYK; via the coding sequence ATGGCTCGTGTACTTATTGTAGATGATTCGGCGGTTGCCCGGAAAAAATTAATCGAGATCATGCAGGAGTTAGGGCATAAGGTTGTGGCGGAAGCGGCGAATGGGGCACAGGCCTTTGCTGAATATGTCAAACACAAACCGGATGTGGTGACGATGGACATGACGATGGAGGGTATTAGCGGGGCGGAGACGATCTCCAAGATCATTGCCGGTTACCCTGAGGCGCGGATTATTGTTATCAGCGCCATTGAGGAGCGGCCGGTTATTCTGGATTCGCTGGAACGGGGCGCCCGGCATTTTATTATAAAACCTATTACTGCCAGTAAAGTGGCAGAGGTTGTCGGTAATGTTCTGAATCAGAAACTTGATTATCAAAAGCACCTGGAACTGGTACGCCGTTTGAAGGGGACTGCCGGGCCGGATGAACGGCTGAAGACGGCAGGAGAGGTGCGCCTGCCGCCCTATCAGATTTTCCGGGACGGCAAAGTGGTACAAATTGCTATTTATCCCGCATTGTCACCGGTTAGCTGTCAGAGTCTGTTGATTGAACTGCAGGAACACCTGGAGGAAGAGCCGCGGTTGCTGCTGAATTTTGGTGCAACCGCCAGCCTGAAAAAAGAAGTGCTGGCTGTCTTGGACCGGCTGGTGCAGGCGATTGAAACTAAAGGCGGCATCGTGAAAGGAATTGCCCATGATTTGGAGTTCACTGAAGATCTGGCCGGGCAGGGGCATGCTTTTTTGTCGGCGGTTGTTCGTCATTTTCCCGGTAACTCGCGCGGCGGCGAAAATTATAAATAA